One window of Saprospiraceae bacterium genomic DNA carries:
- a CDS encoding dipeptidase produces MNANQYLESNKQRFLDELLELLKIPSVSADSNHNEDTKRCAEAVKQALLDAGCDKAEICKTKGHPVVLAEKIIDPKLPTVLTYGHYDVQPPDPLNLWTSGPFEPVVKDGNIYARGACDDKGQVFMHVKALECMVKTNSLPCNVKFIIEGEEEVGSANLDKFLKANKDKLAADIVLVSDTSMISMENPSIETGLRGLTYMEVEVTGPNRDLHSGVYGGAVANPITILAKMIASLHDKTNKVKVRGFYRDVVEMTPAERKELNNAPFNLEEYKKDLNIQEVWGEDGYTTLERTGIRPTLELNGIWGGYTGEGAKTVLPSKAYAKISMRLVPNQKSKKVAKLFEKHFMKIAPPYVTVKVTELHGGEAAVTPTDSAAYKAAAKAIETTFGKKPIPTRGGGSIPIVALFEKVLGIKTVLMGFGLDSDNIHSPNEKFGLFNFYKGIETIPHFYKNYSETKKS; encoded by the coding sequence ATGAACGCAAATCAATATTTAGAATCAAATAAACAACGCTTTTTAGATGAATTGCTGGAGCTTTTAAAAATCCCATCTGTAAGTGCTGATTCAAATCATAATGAAGATACCAAACGGTGTGCAGAAGCAGTAAAACAAGCTTTATTAGATGCAGGTTGTGACAAAGCTGAAATTTGTAAAACCAAAGGACATCCGGTTGTTCTTGCAGAGAAAATAATTGACCCAAAATTACCAACTGTTTTAACCTATGGTCATTATGACGTACAACCACCCGACCCGCTTAATTTGTGGACAAGTGGACCCTTTGAACCGGTTGTGAAAGATGGAAATATTTATGCACGTGGAGCTTGCGATGATAAAGGGCAAGTATTTATGCATGTGAAAGCACTGGAATGCATGGTTAAGACCAATAGCCTTCCTTGCAATGTCAAGTTTATTATTGAAGGAGAAGAAGAAGTTGGTAGTGCAAACCTCGACAAATTTTTAAAAGCAAATAAAGATAAACTTGCTGCCGATATCGTATTAGTGAGCGATACCTCCATGATCAGCATGGAAAACCCTTCAATTGAAACCGGATTGCGTGGTTTAACTTATATGGAAGTGGAAGTGACTGGTCCCAATCGCGATTTACATTCTGGTGTTTATGGAGGTGCGGTTGCCAATCCAATCACAATACTTGCAAAAATGATTGCATCCCTACACGATAAAACAAACAAGGTCAAAGTTCGTGGATTTTACAGAGATGTCGTTGAAATGACTCCCGCAGAACGCAAAGAATTAAACAACGCACCATTTAATTTAGAAGAATATAAAAAGGATTTAAATATTCAAGAAGTTTGGGGTGAAGATGGATATACCACATTAGAACGTACTGGAATTCGCCCAACATTGGAACTAAATGGTATTTGGGGAGGTTACACCGGCGAAGGTGCTAAAACGGTTTTACCATCAAAAGCGTATGCTAAAATTTCTATGCGTTTGGTACCAAATCAAAAATCAAAAAAAGTTGCAAAACTATTTGAAAAGCATTTCATGAAAATTGCACCACCTTATGTAACTGTTAAGGTTACAGAATTGCATGGTGGAGAAGCTGCCGTTACCCCTACGGATAGTGCAGCTTATAAAGCAGCAGCAAAAGCCATTGAAACAACTTTCGGTAAAAAGCCAATCCCAACGAGAGGCGGTGGAAGTATTCCAATCGTAGCGCTATTTGAAAAGGTATTAGGAATTAAAACAGTTTTAATGGGTTTTGGATTGGATTCTGATAATATACATTCACCAAATGAAAAATTTGGTTTGTTTAATTTTTATAAAGGCATTGAAACCATTCCACATTTTTACAAAAATTATTCAGAAACAAAAAAGAGCTAG
- a CDS encoding S9 family peptidase: MIGLFGACKQQTVHSGPEASESKLSYPETRMDTVSDNYFGNKIVDPYRWLEDDHSSETMEWVKSQNQLTFSVLDKIPFRNDLRKHIEGLFDYAKYSIPEKKSGSYFLFKNNGLQNQDVLYRTKNLKDSLQLVLDPNTLSKDGTIALSGHSFSKNGKYMACLISEGGSDWTKIIVKDLDQNKDLTDSIKWVKFSGASWKDDGFYYSRYPEPKGTGALSAKNENHSVYFHKLGSPQSADALIYNDPKNPLRNSYASLTDDERFLILSSSESTSGNSLAIKDLAKKNSAFQWLVKTFESDYNVIGNSGDTLFIHTNHESPNWKVFAVSMKTPTPDKWFPIISESKDVLQSVNLIGGKLIAVYMHNATSLVKIFDLNGKELKELQLPELGTIGGFSGEQNDPEAFYSFSSFIRPNSIYRLDLNTYESTLQYTSEIAGYNPDLYTTEQVWFKSKDGTSVPMFITHKKDFKKESKAPCLLYAYGGFDISLTPSFAVSRLPILENNGLIVVANLRGGGEFGKNWHEAGTKERKQNVFDDFAAAADYLVSEKYTDREHLAIQGGSNGGLLIGATITQRPDICKVAFPAVGVLDMLRYHKFTIGWAWAADYGTSDTQEGFDYLIKYSPLHNAKPAAYPATMITTADHDDRVVPAHSFKFAAAMQKAQLGNLPMLIRIDVSAGHGAGKPTSKRIDEAADILSFMFSQMKITPQLK; encoded by the coding sequence ATGATTGGACTATTTGGTGCCTGTAAACAACAAACTGTCCATTCTGGCCCTGAGGCTTCTGAATCAAAACTAAGTTATCCTGAAACCAGAATGGACACGGTTTCTGATAATTATTTTGGAAATAAGATTGTTGATCCATACAGGTGGCTTGAAGATGATCATTCATCAGAAACGATGGAATGGGTAAAATCACAAAATCAATTAACATTTTCAGTACTTGATAAAATCCCTTTCCGAAATGATTTAAGAAAACACATTGAAGGTCTATTTGATTATGCAAAATACAGCATACCAGAAAAAAAATCCGGTAGTTATTTTCTGTTTAAAAACAATGGACTTCAAAATCAGGATGTACTTTATCGCACTAAAAACTTGAAAGACAGTTTGCAACTTGTATTAGATCCCAATACACTTTCCAAAGATGGCACCATTGCATTAAGTGGTCATAGTTTTTCTAAAAATGGAAAATACATGGCCTGTTTAATTTCGGAAGGTGGTTCTGATTGGACTAAGATCATTGTGAAAGATTTGGATCAAAATAAAGATTTAACCGATTCAATCAAATGGGTAAAATTCAGTGGGGCGTCGTGGAAAGATGATGGTTTTTATTACAGTCGATATCCTGAACCCAAAGGCACCGGTGCCTTGTCTGCAAAAAATGAAAATCACAGCGTCTACTTTCATAAATTAGGCAGCCCTCAATCTGCAGATGCTCTAATTTACAATGATCCTAAAAATCCGTTGCGCAACTCGTATGCAAGTCTAACGGATGATGAACGCTTTTTAATATTAAGTTCATCAGAATCCACCAGTGGAAATTCATTGGCAATAAAAGATCTTGCTAAAAAAAATAGTGCATTTCAATGGTTGGTTAAAACTTTTGAAAGCGATTACAATGTCATTGGAAACTCTGGAGATACGTTATTTATTCATACCAATCACGAAAGTCCTAATTGGAAGGTGTTTGCTGTTTCTATGAAAACTCCAACACCCGACAAATGGTTTCCGATAATTTCAGAATCAAAAGATGTCTTGCAATCTGTCAATTTGATTGGAGGCAAACTGATCGCAGTGTATATGCACAATGCAACAAGCCTGGTTAAGATATTTGATCTCAATGGGAAAGAATTAAAAGAATTGCAATTGCCTGAATTAGGTACAATTGGTGGTTTTAGTGGAGAACAAAATGATCCGGAAGCATTTTATTCATTCTCCTCATTTATTAGACCAAACTCAATTTATAGATTGGATTTGAATACGTATGAATCCACTTTGCAATATACTTCTGAAATTGCGGGATACAATCCAGATCTGTACACTACGGAACAAGTATGGTTCAAAAGCAAGGATGGCACTTCCGTTCCGATGTTTATAACTCATAAAAAAGATTTTAAAAAAGAAAGCAAAGCCCCTTGTTTATTGTATGCGTATGGTGGTTTTGATATTTCATTAACTCCTTCGTTTGCAGTTTCCCGTTTACCTATTTTAGAAAACAATGGACTCATTGTTGTTGCGAATTTAAGAGGTGGTGGAGAGTTTGGTAAAAACTGGCATGAAGCAGGAACCAAAGAGCGTAAACAAAATGTATTTGACGATTTTGCTGCAGCTGCTGATTATTTAGTTTCTGAAAAATATACAGACCGCGAGCATTTAGCAATTCAAGGTGGATCCAATGGCGGTTTGTTAATTGGCGCAACGATAACTCAAAGGCCCGATATTTGCAAAGTTGCCTTTCCTGCTGTTGGGGTTTTGGATATGTTACGTTATCATAAGTTTACTATTGGTTGGGCCTGGGCTGCTGATTACGGCACCAGTGATACCCAGGAAGGATTTGATTATTTGATCAAATATTCACCATTGCATAATGCCAAGCCAGCTGCTTATCCAGCAACTATGATTACAACAGCAGATCACGATGACCGGGTGGTTCCAGCACACTCCTTTAAATTTGCTGCAGCCATGCAAAAAGCACAGCTAGGTAATTTGCCGATGTTAATCCGAATTGATGTCAGCGCAGGGCATGGCGCAGGAAAACCAACTTCAAAGCGAATTGATGAAGCTGCAGATATATTAAGTTTTATGTTTTCTCAAATGAAGATTACACCTCAATTAAAATAA